The following are from one region of the Lacinutrix sp. Bg11-31 genome:
- a CDS encoding glycosyltransferase family 39 protein, producing MFKALKKYPILVICLFVAVMLLPNLDALQISIMEARNFITAREMITNDHWLLTTMNNVARYQKPPLPAWFSALGSILFGTKSLFGMRLPAVLMVMLAGSFMYYLSRTILKSRAHSIINALVLITSFYVIGITFEAPSDIFTHAFMLVTIYYFYENFKIETTNWRYAVYSGIFLGLSILSKGPVSIYALLIPFLIAYGFSFKYKNIKQKLPYILSAIVLGLAIGSSWYLYVKLKDPNVLNSTVAKETGTWKSYNVRPFYYYWSFFTQSGLWTIPAFISLLYPYLKNRVSHYKAYKFSLLWTIIAVILLSVIPMKKSRYLMPVLIPLAFNIGFYIDYLIRKFKVLKDKRETLPVYFNFGLIGILGIAFPVVMFVLFKAELQNHLLTFIIASIVLFVIGVLILFQLKAKDIKNVFLLTVLFFASVFIFVLPLSKAFKNENFSSLSSLNEENQQRSIKLYAINYIAPETIWDYGNVIPEIRQEAKGYVFPLENKFGILVYKMSAENEAEIRANYEVEEMTTYDLNYFGSASNQNNPRLKSVFYILTKK from the coding sequence ATGTTTAAAGCGCTTAAAAAATATCCCATACTAGTTATATGTTTGTTTGTTGCGGTTATGTTACTTCCAAATTTAGACGCTTTACAGATTTCTATTATGGAAGCGAGAAACTTTATTACTGCTCGCGAAATGATAACCAACGACCATTGGTTGTTAACCACAATGAATAACGTTGCACGTTACCAAAAACCACCTTTACCAGCTTGGTTTTCGGCTTTAGGTAGTATTTTATTTGGAACTAAAAGCCTTTTCGGCATGCGATTACCAGCCGTTTTAATGGTAATGCTTGCTGGTAGTTTTATGTATTATTTATCAAGAACTATTTTAAAAAGTAGAGCGCATAGTATTATTAATGCTTTAGTTTTAATCACTTCTTTTTATGTAATTGGAATTACTTTTGAAGCGCCTTCAGATATTTTTACACACGCTTTTATGCTTGTGACTATCTACTATTTCTATGAAAATTTTAAAATTGAAACTACCAACTGGAGATATGCTGTTTATTCTGGAATATTTTTAGGTCTTTCTATTTTATCTAAAGGTCCTGTTTCTATTTACGCTTTATTAATTCCGTTTTTAATTGCCTATGGTTTTAGTTTTAAATACAAAAACATAAAACAAAAATTACCCTATATACTAAGTGCAATTGTATTAGGTTTAGCTATTGGAAGCTCTTGGTATTTGTATGTTAAATTAAAAGACCCAAACGTTTTAAACAGTACTGTTGCAAAAGAAACAGGCACTTGGAAAAGCTATAACGTTAGACCATTTTATTATTACTGGAGCTTCTTTACACAAAGTGGCCTTTGGACTATTCCTGCTTTTATATCCTTATTATATCCTTACCTTAAAAACCGTGTAAGCCACTATAAAGCTTATAAATTTAGTTTACTTTGGACAATTATTGCAGTGATTTTATTATCTGTTATACCAATGAAAAAATCGCGCTATCTAATGCCTGTTTTAATTCCGTTGGCTTTTAATATTGGTTTTTATATAGACTATTTAATCCGAAAGTTTAAAGTATTAAAAGACAAGCGCGAGACACTTCCTGTTTATTTTAATTTTGGGTTAATTGGTATTTTAGGTATTGCTTTTCCTGTAGTAATGTTTGTACTTTTTAAGGCAGAATTACAGAATCATTTACTAACATTTATAATAGCTTCGATTGTTCTATTTGTTATTGGTGTATTGATTTTGTTTCAGCTAAAAGCAAAAGACATTAAAAACGTATTTCTACTTACAGTCCTCTTTTTTGCTTCGGTTTTTATTTTTGTATTGCCACTTTCCAAAGCTTTTAAAAATGAAAACTTTAGTAGTCTTTCTAGTTTAAATGAAGAAAACCAACAACGTAGCATCAAACTATATGCTATTAATTACATTGCTCCAGAAACCATTTGGGATTACGGAAACGTTATTCCTGAAATTAGGCAAGAGGCTAAAGGTTATGTGTTTCCGTTGGAAAACAAATTTGGAATTCTTGTATATAAAATGAGTGCAGAAAACGAAGCCGAAATACGTGCTAATTACGAAGTAGAAGAAATGACTACTTACGATTTAAACTACTTCGGAAGCGCTTCGAACCAAAACAATCCACGTTTAAAAAGCGTGTTTTATATACTAACTAAGAAATAG
- a CDS encoding phosphatase PAP2 family protein → MLEQLIELDHELFLFLNNLGSETWDNLWLIITHKFTFAPLYAVLLFLMFKKFGLKGMLLMILVIVLMVTFTDQITNQFKRGFMRSRPCGTEGVMDRMRMVAAYCGKYGYFSGHSSNTMAAAIFAGLLLRPYYKKLIFILVTWSVIVAYSRIYVGVHFPLDIVSGMLFGVFSGFIFYKLAKYILKRASIS, encoded by the coding sequence ATGTTAGAACAATTAATAGAATTAGATCACGAACTCTTTTTATTTCTTAATAATTTAGGAAGTGAAACTTGGGATAATTTGTGGCTTATAATCACTCATAAATTTACTTTTGCACCACTTTACGCGGTTTTATTGTTTTTAATGTTCAAAAAATTTGGATTAAAAGGCATGTTATTAATGATCTTGGTAATTGTATTAATGGTCACATTTACAGATCAAATTACAAATCAATTTAAAAGAGGATTTATGCGTTCTAGACCTTGCGGAACAGAAGGTGTAATGGATAGAATGAGAATGGTTGCCGCATATTGTGGTAAATATGGATACTTTTCTGGACATTCTTCAAATACTATGGCAGCAGCTATATTTGCAGGTTTATTATTAAGACCATACTATAAAAAGCTAATATTTATTCTAGTTACTTGGAGTGTTATAGTGGCTTACAGTAGAATTTATGTTGGAGTGCATTTTCCGTTAGATATTGTTTCTGGAATGCTATTTGGTGTGTTTTCAGGATTTATTTTCTATAAACTAGCAAAGTACATTTTAAAACGCGCTTCTATTTCTTAG
- a CDS encoding four helix bundle protein produces MTNKEFAKILEKRTIKFAIAILKFSSSMPSSIENNVLRNQLAKSGTSVGANYREANRSRSPKDFTNKIKISLAEASETDYWLEIIETLKITDNIKLKALRVEAKELLAIFTSIANKL; encoded by the coding sequence ATGACGAATAAAGAGTTTGCAAAAATTTTAGAAAAACGAACTATTAAGTTTGCAATTGCTATTCTGAAGTTTTCGAGTAGTATGCCTAGTTCTATTGAAAATAATGTGCTTAGAAACCAATTAGCAAAGTCAGGTACAAGTGTTGGAGCAAATTATCGTGAAGCGAATAGATCTAGAAGTCCTAAAGATTTTACAAATAAAATAAAAATTAGTTTAGCTGAAGCTAGTGAAACTGATTATTGGTTAGAAATAATTGAAACACTTAAAATTACTGATAACATAAAATTGAAAGCATTGAGAGTAGAAGCTAAAGAACTTTTAGCTATTTTTACATCCATTGCAAATAAGCTTTAA
- a CDS encoding MATE family efflux transporter, with translation MVLSNYTKEFKYNWQLAAPVMLGMLGHTFVSFVDNIMVGQLGTAELAAVSLGNSFMFIAMSIGIGFSTAITPIVAESDTAKDFASGKSALKHGIFLCSVLGVLLFLLVLLAKPLMYLMKQPIEVVELAIPYLNLVAFSLIPLIIFQAFKQFSDGLSMTKYPMYATIIGNLINVLLNYLLIFGKFGFPEMGMVGAAYGTLVSRFVMLWYLWYLLKKRDKSKAFVTNIKLFVLDKLMLRKIISLGTPSAMQMFFEVAIFTAAIWLSGLLGKNPQAANQIALNLSSMTFMVAMGLSVASMIRVGNQKGLKQYFELRRIAFSLFLLGAIFATGFALLFALFHDYLPRIYVDFDDVVNFDDNMEVVSIASQLLLAAAIFQISDSIQVVVLGALRGLQDVKIPTIMTFVAYWLIGFPISWFLGKEDAYGSFGIWLGLLAGLTSASILLYIRFNYLTKKLIASENNK, from the coding sequence ATGGTATTGAGTAATTACACTAAAGAGTTTAAATATAACTGGCAACTAGCAGCACCTGTAATGCTAGGTATGCTTGGGCACACTTTTGTTAGTTTTGTAGACAACATTATGGTTGGGCAATTAGGTACAGCAGAATTGGCTGCAGTATCATTAGGTAATAGTTTTATGTTTATTGCCATGTCTATAGGTATTGGTTTTAGTACAGCAATTACACCAATAGTTGCAGAATCTGATACCGCTAAAGACTTCGCAAGCGGAAAATCGGCATTAAAGCACGGTATTTTTTTATGTTCGGTTTTAGGTGTTTTATTATTCCTATTAGTGCTTTTAGCAAAACCATTAATGTATTTAATGAAACAACCTATTGAGGTTGTAGAATTGGCTATTCCATATTTAAATTTAGTGGCGTTTTCTTTAATTCCGCTTATTATATTTCAAGCATTTAAACAATTTAGTGATGGTTTGTCTATGACAAAGTATCCAATGTATGCTACCATTATAGGTAACTTAATAAATGTATTATTAAACTATTTATTAATTTTCGGGAAATTTGGTTTTCCAGAAATGGGAATGGTTGGTGCAGCTTACGGAACTTTAGTATCGCGTTTTGTTATGCTTTGGTATTTATGGTATTTATTAAAGAAAAGAGACAAGTCGAAAGCATTTGTTACCAACATAAAACTATTTGTTTTAGATAAGTTAATGCTTCGTAAAATTATAAGTTTAGGGACGCCAAGTGCTATGCAAATGTTTTTTGAAGTCGCTATTTTTACAGCCGCTATTTGGCTAAGTGGCTTATTAGGTAAAAATCCTCAAGCAGCAAATCAAATAGCCTTAAACCTAAGTTCTATGACGTTTATGGTAGCTATGGGATTAAGTGTCGCATCTATGATTAGAGTTGGTAACCAAAAAGGATTAAAACAATACTTCGAGTTACGTCGTATTGCCTTTTCGTTATTTCTTTTAGGAGCTATTTTTGCTACTGGTTTTGCACTATTATTCGCATTATTTCATGACTATTTACCAAGAATTTATGTCGATTTTGACGATGTTGTAAATTTCGACGATAATATGGAAGTGGTATCAATAGCGTCTCAGTTATTATTGGCAGCAGCCATTTTTCAAATTAGTGATAGTATTCAAGTGGTTGTTTTAGGGGCTTTACGTGGATTGCAAGATGTTAAGATTCCAACTATAATGACATTTGTTGCCTATTGGTTAATAGGTTTTCCAATAAGCTGGTTTTTAGGAAAAGAAGATGCTTATGGTAGTTTTGGTATTTGGTTAGGTTTATTAGCAGGTTTAACGAGTGCTTCCATTTTATTATACATTAGGTTTAACTATCTTACAAAAAAGCTGATAGCATCTGAAAACAATAAGTAG
- a CDS encoding PLP-dependent transferase translates to MKENKMLSYIENVLTNMPTDWLSLTTHRLDIYDESLAKTEFLEQFEGLFNDNNVETSALSNLPTAYDYIRLGHPLSCVLEWAIANLNGLEANSVISFSSQTVPVLSILRKNLLEHKNTQIIYIGDLPAYFNAEILKSVYGYKFELKKVESIDEVTKFNGSTIYISEENQIGTITLNSNVDFFISLYPELGSVLVVNGAQNENYISDIQHVRRRETIAITPDNALIALKALVAHSSVENKNNDRAANKTLVLDAIKEVTGTVTKPLVASSGLSIQYAILMGLIHDALENHKGKAIKIIVPPNCYGGTNDQARRVAACVDNVEIVDLLVDGDNDMVQSIATVLAKIAQEDAIPYIIAEIPTNPRVEVPDLIELKAVLSEERKTQSGAVAIDPVFILDQTFCPNVHFLGEDDILSSVRAISFASGSKFPSGGKCTAGYCVGNKKTIALMEKIELHLELCDNEATDFQYEILAKQLPSMNQRIVDAYKNTREFVNFIHDALPGAKINFVSEALAEQSFTPSVFSLDLPTKGNTDEERETYKRALNLKLINLMITEIPNESKFCVSYGQLKGCYWTIPATSTQGTTKEGDKDYIVRASLSSNLDLELHKKVFLKFVESI, encoded by the coding sequence ATGAAAGAGAATAAAATGCTAAGTTATATTGAAAATGTACTAACAAATATGCCAACCGATTGGTTGAGCTTAACAACACACCGATTAGATATCTACGATGAGTCTTTGGCAAAAACTGAGTTTTTAGAACAGTTTGAAGGTTTGTTTAACGATAATAATGTTGAAACATCAGCTTTAAGTAATTTACCAACAGCTTACGATTATATTAGATTGGGTCATCCATTATCTTGTGTGTTAGAATGGGCTATTGCTAATTTAAACGGTTTAGAAGCTAATAGTGTAATCAGTTTTTCATCTCAAACAGTTCCTGTTTTATCTATTTTAAGAAAAAACCTTTTAGAGCATAAAAACACGCAAATTATTTACATTGGAGATTTGCCAGCGTATTTTAATGCTGAAATTTTAAAATCTGTTTACGGTTATAAATTCGAACTTAAAAAAGTTGAAAGCATAGATGAGGTTACTAAGTTTAATGGTAGCACAATTTATATTTCTGAAGAAAACCAAATTGGTACTATTACTCTTAATTCAAATGTTGATTTTTTCATCAGCCTTTATCCAGAACTTGGAAGTGTTTTAGTAGTCAATGGAGCACAGAACGAAAACTATATTTCGGATATTCAACATGTAAGAAGAAGAGAAACTATTGCAATAACGCCTGATAATGCACTTATTGCTTTAAAAGCATTAGTTGCGCATTCTTCTGTAGAGAATAAAAATAATGATAGAGCGGCAAACAAAACGTTAGTTTTAGATGCTATAAAAGAAGTTACAGGTACGGTTACAAAACCACTTGTAGCGTCAAGCGGATTGTCTATACAGTATGCTATTTTAATGGGTTTAATACACGATGCATTAGAAAACCATAAAGGGAAAGCTATAAAAATTATAGTGCCTCCTAACTGTTATGGTGGTACAAATGACCAAGCAAGACGTGTTGCTGCTTGCGTTGATAATGTAGAGATTGTAGATTTATTAGTGGATGGTGATAACGATATGGTACAAAGTATTGCTACTGTTTTAGCTAAAATAGCTCAAGAAGATGCGATACCTTATATTATTGCAGAGATACCAACAAACCCAAGAGTTGAGGTTCCAGATCTTATAGAACTAAAAGCAGTTTTAAGTGAAGAACGTAAAACGCAATCTGGTGCAGTTGCTATTGATCCTGTGTTTATTTTAGATCAAACATTTTGTCCAAATGTTCACTTTTTAGGTGAAGACGATATACTTTCTTCAGTAAGAGCCATTTCATTTGCTAGTGGCTCTAAGTTTCCAAGTGGTGGGAAATGTACTGCTGGTTACTGTGTTGGTAACAAGAAGACTATTGCATTGATGGAGAAAATAGAATTGCATTTAGAACTTTGCGATAATGAAGCTACAGATTTTCAATATGAAATACTAGCAAAGCAATTACCTTCAATGAATCAAAGAATTGTAGATGCTTATAAAAACACACGTGAGTTTGTAAACTTTATTCATGATGCTTTACCAGGTGCAAAAATCAATTTTGTATCTGAAGCATTAGCAGAACAAAGCTTTACACCTTCAGTTTTTTCATTAGATCTTCCAACAAAAGGAAATACAGATGAAGAAAGAGAGACTTATAAAAGAGCATTGAATTTAAAGTTAATCAATTTAATGATTACAGAAATTCCTAACGAAAGTAAGTTCTGTGTAAGTTATGGCCAACTAAAAGGATGTTATTGGACTATCCCAGCAACTTCTACTCAAGGTACAACTAAGGAAGGTGATAAGGATTATATTGTTCGTGCATCTTTATCTTCAAATTTAGATTTAGAGCTTCATAAAAAGGTCTTCTTAAAATTTGTAGAAAGCATTTAA
- a CDS encoding nitronate monooxygenase family protein, whose amino-acid sequence MQNKITKLFNIKHPIIQAGMIWNSGWKLASAASNSGILGLIGAGSMYPDVLREHIQKCKKATDKPFGVNVPMLYPNVPEIMDIIVEEGVKVVFTSAGNPKTWTKWLQDRGITVVHVVSSVKFALKAQDAGVDAIVAEGFEAGGHNGRDETTTLTLIPMVKEHLQIPLIAAGGIATGKAMLACMVLGADGVQVGSRFVASEESSAHQAFKQVVVDAKEGDTQLTLKELAPVRLVKNKFFNELQELYKTAPTPEQLKELLGRARAKRGMFEGDLEDGELEIGQIAGLIHTIKSVAEIVKEMVLEFEEAKVNAVNL is encoded by the coding sequence ATGCAAAACAAAATAACAAAACTCTTTAATATAAAACATCCAATTATTCAAGCAGGAATGATTTGGAATTCAGGTTGGAAATTAGCTTCAGCCGCTAGTAATTCTGGAATTCTTGGTCTTATTGGCGCAGGAAGTATGTATCCAGATGTATTAAGAGAACACATTCAAAAATGTAAAAAAGCAACTGATAAACCTTTTGGTGTTAATGTGCCAATGCTATATCCTAATGTTCCTGAGATTATGGACATTATTGTAGAAGAAGGTGTAAAGGTTGTGTTTACTTCAGCAGGAAACCCTAAAACATGGACCAAATGGTTACAAGATAGAGGCATTACTGTTGTACATGTTGTAAGTAGTGTAAAGTTTGCATTAAAAGCACAAGATGCAGGAGTAGATGCTATTGTTGCCGAAGGTTTTGAAGCTGGAGGACACAATGGTCGCGACGAAACAACAACGCTTACCTTAATACCAATGGTAAAGGAACACTTGCAAATTCCGTTAATTGCAGCAGGTGGTATTGCTACAGGAAAAGCAATGTTAGCTTGCATGGTTTTAGGAGCAGATGGCGTACAAGTTGGAAGCCGTTTTGTTGCTAGCGAAGAATCAAGTGCACACCAAGCCTTTAAGCAAGTAGTTGTAGATGCTAAAGAAGGCGATACACAATTAACATTAAAAGAATTAGCGCCTGTACGTTTAGTTAAAAATAAGTTTTTTAACGAATTGCAAGAGCTTTATAAAACAGCGCCAACACCTGAGCAACTTAAAGAATTGTTAGGTAGAGCGAGAGCAAAACGAGGTATGTTTGAAGGTGATTTGGAAGATGGCGAATTAGAAATCGGACAAATTGCAGGATTAATACATACTATTAAATCGGTTGCAGAAATAGTAAAAGAAATGGTTTTAGAGTTTGAAGAAGCAAAGGTTAATGCTGTTAATTTGTAA
- the mnmA gene encoding tRNA 2-thiouridine(34) synthase MnmA, whose product MKKRVIVGLSGGVDSSVAAYLLKEQGYDVIGLFMKNWHDDSVTISDECPWLDDSNDAMLVAEKLGIPFQTVDLSEQYKERIVDYMFNEYEKGRTPNPDVLCNREIKFDVFMKIALDLGADYVATGHYCRKGVVEKDGEDVFQLLAGQDNNKDQSYFLCQLSQEQLAKALFPIGELQKPEVREIAAKADLITADKKDSQGLCFIGKVRLPDFLQQQLKPKEGVIVEIPKDNEHYNEAPKSFSSKIEELEYLSRKAEYAVTDGEIVGKHQGAHYFTKGQRKGLSVGGKVEPLFVIDTDVKENVIYTGQGKGHPGLYKKALFVSNEELHWVRPDLALKTGETLSVLARIRYRQPLDNATLHKVESGLYVEFENLQSAITEGQFVAWYLEDELVGSGVIC is encoded by the coding sequence ATGAAAAAAAGAGTAATAGTAGGACTTTCAGGAGGTGTAGATTCTAGCGTTGCAGCTTATTTATTAAAAGAGCAAGGATATGATGTTATTGGTCTTTTTATGAAAAACTGGCATGACGATTCTGTAACAATTTCAGATGAATGCCCATGGTTAGACGATAGTAACGATGCCATGTTGGTTGCAGAGAAATTAGGAATCCCTTTTCAAACTGTAGATTTAAGCGAACAATACAAAGAACGTATTGTCGATTATATGTTTAATGAATACGAAAAAGGAAGAACACCAAATCCAGATGTACTTTGTAATAGAGAAATAAAGTTTGATGTGTTCATGAAAATTGCTTTAGATCTTGGAGCAGATTACGTAGCAACAGGTCATTATTGCAGAAAAGGTGTTGTAGAGAAGGATGGAGAAGACGTTTTTCAATTATTAGCAGGACAAGATAATAATAAGGATCAGTCTTATTTTTTATGTCAGTTATCTCAAGAGCAATTAGCAAAAGCATTATTTCCTATTGGAGAGCTTCAAAAACCTGAGGTACGTGAAATTGCTGCAAAAGCAGATTTAATTACAGCAGATAAAAAAGATTCTCAAGGTTTATGTTTTATTGGTAAAGTACGCTTGCCAGATTTCCTTCAGCAGCAGCTAAAACCTAAAGAAGGTGTTATAGTAGAAATCCCTAAAGATAACGAACATTATAATGAGGCTCCAAAGTCTTTCAGTTCTAAAATAGAAGAATTGGAGTACCTGTCTAGAAAAGCAGAATATGCTGTTACAGATGGAGAAATAGTTGGTAAACATCAAGGTGCTCATTATTTTACTAAAGGTCAGCGAAAAGGCTTATCTGTTGGTGGTAAAGTAGAACCTTTGTTTGTAATTGATACCGATGTAAAAGAGAATGTAATTTACACAGGACAAGGTAAAGGACATCCAGGATTATATAAAAAGGCACTATTTGTTTCTAACGAAGAGTTGCATTGGGTAAGACCAGATTTAGCTTTAAAAACAGGTGAGACTTTAAGTGTTTTAGCAAGAATTAGATATAGACAACCTTTAGATAATGCAACATTACATAAAGTAGAATCTGGTTTATATGTAGAGTTCGAAAATTTACAATCTGCAATTACCGAAGGTCAATTTGTAGCTTGGTATTTAGAAGACGAATTGGTTGGTTCTGGAGTAATTTGCTAA
- a CDS encoding fasciclin domain-containing protein encodes MKNLRKLPLVLLVVTLFWSCSNDDDTTAIATSQELNIVQTAQATADLSSLVAAVLEADLATTLSGSGPFTVLAPTNAAFSEFLSTNGWANVTEIPDATLTQVLLNHVISGTVDAATLTALGVGYTNTLADGAGGNKMSLYFDTSSGVTFNNLGTVTTADISASNGTVHIIDKVLTLPSVVDHALSNAGFSNLVAALGAADGDLVTALSGTGPFTVLAPDDTAFGTFLSDNGFANLAAVPTDVLSQVLLNHVISGAISSTDLVGLGNGYTNSLASGAGTNAMSIYYNTDAGVVFNGISTVTTADVVGTNGIIHAVDTVIGLPTVVTFATADPNFSTLVSALTTLTPATDFASILSRTATGNGDGIDPDFTVFAPTNDAFAAITVPTDEAVLTSVLLHHVIGGANVASGDLTPNGDTTATSLEGDNLTVTLPGTGANIADMTDGSGNTDIGIIAVDVQASNGVIHVINKVLLPM; translated from the coding sequence ATGAAAAATTTAAGAAAACTCCCTCTAGTTCTTTTAGTAGTAACCTTGTTTTGGTCTTGCAGTAATGACGATGATACAACTGCTATTGCAACAAGTCAAGAATTAAACATTGTTCAAACTGCACAAGCTACAGCAGATTTAAGCAGTTTAGTAGCCGCAGTTTTAGAAGCAGATCTAGCAACCACCCTTAGTGGCTCAGGACCTTTTACTGTATTAGCTCCAACAAACGCAGCTTTTTCCGAATTTTTATCTACAAATGGTTGGGCTAATGTTACAGAAATTCCAGATGCAACTTTAACACAAGTATTATTAAACCATGTAATTAGCGGTACAGTTGATGCTGCAACTCTAACAGCATTAGGCGTAGGTTACACTAACACTTTAGCAGATGGTGCTGGCGGAAATAAAATGAGCTTATACTTTGATACTTCTTCTGGTGTAACATTTAATAATCTAGGCACAGTTACTACAGCAGATATTTCTGCTTCAAATGGTACTGTGCATATTATAGACAAAGTACTTACTTTACCTAGTGTTGTAGATCATGCTTTGTCAAATGCAGGGTTTTCTAACTTAGTAGCTGCTTTAGGTGCTGCAGATGGAGATTTAGTAACTGCACTTAGTGGAACTGGACCTTTTACTGTATTAGCTCCTGATGACACTGCTTTTGGAACTTTTTTATCTGACAATGGTTTTGCTAATTTAGCTGCTGTGCCAACAGATGTATTATCTCAAGTATTATTAAACCATGTTATTAGTGGTGCTATCTCATCTACAGATTTAGTAGGATTAGGTAATGGTTATACAAATTCTTTAGCATCTGGAGCTGGAACAAATGCAATGAGTATTTACTACAATACAGATGCAGGTGTTGTATTCAATGGTATTTCTACAGTAACTACTGCAGATGTTGTAGGAACTAATGGAATTATTCATGCTGTAGATACTGTAATAGGATTACCAACAGTAGTCACTTTTGCAACTGCAGATCCAAATTTCTCAACATTAGTTTCTGCTTTAACAACCTTAACACCAGCAACAGATTTCGCAAGTATTTTATCAAGAACTGCAACTGGTAACGGTGATGGCATTGATCCTGATTTTACAGTATTTGCCCCAACAAACGATGCTTTTGCTGCGATTACTGTTCCAACTGATGAAGCTGTTTTAACAAGCGTATTATTACATCATGTTATAGGAGGAGCAAATGTGGCTTCAGGAGATTTAACTCCAAATGGAGATACTACTGCAACTAGTTTAGAAGGTGATAACTTAACAGTTACTTTACCTGGAACTGGTGCAAATATTGCTGATATGACAGATGGCTCTGGAAACACAGACATTGGTATTATTGCTGTAGATGTTCAAGCATCTAATGGTGTAATACATGTAATTAACAAAGTATTATTACCTATGTAA
- a CDS encoding toxin-antitoxin system YwqK family antitoxin produces MNKLIIVILVLVSSMSFAQDINKKDADGNRHGKWSKNFESTKVLRYEGEFNHGQEVGTFKFYKNIDGQSVLTATRTFNANSDLADVKFFSSTKNLISEGKMRGKTYVGKWVYYHNKSKVVMTEELYDNKGQLEGLKKTFYLSGQLAKQENYSSGIVVGESRWFSESGKLIRVFNYLNGELHGLTKIYDSKGIIEQEGVYQKDRRHGVWKFYKDGKFIKEQDFTRRSKNPYKKQ; encoded by the coding sequence ATGAATAAACTAATAATTGTAATTCTAGTCTTAGTATCAAGTATGTCTTTTGCACAAGACATCAATAAAAAAGATGCAGATGGTAACCGTCATGGTAAATGGAGTAAAAACTTTGAAAGCACAAAAGTATTGCGCTACGAAGGCGAGTTTAACCATGGCCAAGAAGTAGGGACTTTTAAATTTTATAAAAATATAGACGGACAATCTGTACTAACTGCAACAAGAACTTTTAATGCAAATAGTGATTTAGCAGATGTTAAGTTTTTCTCTTCAACTAAAAATTTAATTAGCGAAGGAAAAATGCGCGGTAAAACTTATGTTGGTAAATGGGTTTATTATCATAACAAATCTAAAGTTGTAATGACGGAAGAGTTGTACGATAATAAAGGACAGCTTGAAGGTTTAAAGAAAACCTTTTACTTAAGTGGGCAATTAGCAAAGCAAGAAAATTATAGCTCAGGGATTGTAGTTGGTGAATCGAGATGGTTTTCAGAATCTGGAAAACTAATTAGAGTTTTCAATTATCTTAATGGAGAATTACACGGTCTAACTAAGATTTATGATTCTAAAGGTATAATTGAACAAGAAGGTGTTTACCAAAAAGATAGACGTCATGGTGTATGGAAATTTTATAAAGACGGGAAATTTATAAAAGAACAAGACTTTACTAGACGCAGTAAAAACCCATATAAGAAACAGTAA